The DNA window GCGGCCGTGGCAGGTGTCCAGGACGTGGGTGGAGAGTTTGCTCATGCGGAAAAGATCTGTTCCAGGCGCAGGGTGGCGATTTTTTCGATTTCGGCCAGCGCCGTGTCGAACTCCGTTTGGGGATCATTCTCCAGCCGCCGCGCGAAGGCGGAGAGGATGGCGGCCTTGTCGTTGAGCCGCGCGCAGATGACGAAGGGAAAGCCGAACTTCTCCCGGTAGCGCGCGTTGCCCGCCTCGAAGCGGGCCAGCTCCTCCTCGGATAGCCGGTCCAGGCCCGCACCGGCCTGCTCCGCGCGGGAGGCGGCGGTCAGCTTGTTCTCCCGCGCCAGCCGCCCGGCCAGGTCGGGGTGGGCGCGGATGAGGGTCAGCTTCTTTTCCCGGCCGCTTTCCCGCAGCACGGCGACGAGTTTTTCGCGCAGGTCGGCGGGGGAGGAAAAGGGCCGCCGCTCCCACGCGGCGGCGGCGATCCAGGGCGACTCTTCAAAGACGGGACCGAAAATCGCCACGAAATCGTCACATGAAAAATCGTTCAAAGAAGGGGGGGTCACGACGCCAGCCAGATAAACACGTCCCATGCCAAGAGAAAAATATCTCTATTTATGACAAAATATCTTAGGCGTACTTGACCCAAATAGCCGAATAATTAATATTGGCAGACTTCATCGTTTTGGAGGATGGCTCGGGCGGGCCGCTTCTAAGGGGGTGAAAATGAACGGAGTTAAGATGTCTTCGAGCTACTGCGAACAGGGCCATTCCCGCAAGGCGCGTGCGGCAGAAGAGAACCTTAACGTTTCCGTTCCGGCGCTGACTATCTAAGTCTTTGCCTAGAAAGGTATTATGGCAGAAGTCCAGGGTAAGAAGGTGACCCCCACCACCTTAGAGGCGCTCCGTCCCCACTTCGACGCGGAGCACTTCCCCCAGTTCAACCGCGACACCTTGGAGAAGCGCGTTGTCGCCCTCGGCGGGTCCAGCGTCCTTTTCCGCGGACTCTTCGTCCCGGAAGTGGAGGCCCTCAACAACAAGGGCATCACCAACCTGGCCATCGTCTCCGTCTCCTGCGGCACCGAGGCCAGCAGCCGCGCCAAGGCGGACAGCTTCCGCGAGCAGGGCGGCCTCTACACCCTTCACGAGCATGACGGCACCGTCGACCGCTTCCGCCTGATCGGCTCCATCACCGATTCCATCTTCGCCACGGACGAGCCGGCGAAGGTCTACAACCAGATCGCCGACCCGCGCACCCAGGTGGTCACCATGACCATCACCTCCCGCGGCTACAACTTCAAGGGCGTGGGCAGCGAGCTGGACCTCGACAATCCCTCCGTCCGCCAGGACATCGAGAACCCGACGACCCCCGTCACCGCCCTCGGCTACGTGCTGCAGGGCCTGGCCCTGCGCCAGCAGGCCGGGCAGGAGCCGCCCATCATCCTGCCCCTGGAAAACGTCTCCGACAGCGGCAAGGTCATCAAGCAGGCCCTCCTCACCATGGCCCAGGAGCGCGACAAGCTCCACGGCACCCACCTGGCCGAGTACGTCCAGGACCAGGTCCACGTCCCGCAGACCATGGTCGACAAGATCTGTCCCGCCCTCAAGGACCAGACCCTGGAGGCCGAGCGCGCCAACCTGGCCGCCCACGGCGTCCACGACGCGCTGCCCGTCACCGGCGAGCCCTTCGGCAAGCTGGTCATCGCCGACACCGACCCGCGCATCTTCGACATCCTCCCCTTCCAGAAGCTGCCGGAGAGCAACGTCGCCGTCGCCTCGAAGGAGGAGATGCACGCCTACGAAGTCGGCAAGCTGCGCATGCTCAACGGCGGCCATCGCGCCATCGGCATCCTGGGCCTTTCCGCCGGGGAAAAGATCGTCCATGAGACGATCGCCAAGTCCGCCATCCGCGACTTCATCCACGGCATGAGCCGGGAGACCCAGCAGACCCTCCCGGAGCATGCCGACATGCACAAGACCTTCAGCCCGGCCACCGTCATCAGCCGCTTCTCCAACTCCTCCATCCAGGACGACCTAGGCCGCCTGGTCGACAACTCCTCCGGCAAGCTGCTGGACCGGATCGTCCGCCCCATCCAGCACCTGCGGGAAAATGGCCAGAACGCGCCGCACCTCACCTTCGTCATGGCCGCCTGGTTCAACCTCCTGCGCGGCGAGAACGACCACGGCCACCCCACCGCCTTCAAGGACGACAACGCCGCCAAGCTCGGCTTCGTCCAGGCGGCGAAGGAAGTCCACGCCGCCTGGCACGAGGCCAAGAAGGCCGATCCCGCCGCCCAGGCCGACCTCACCCCCCTCCTCAAGCTGAAGGACATGCAGGTCCTCCTGGGACCCCTGGCGCAGGACGAGCAATTCCTGGGCGACATTAGCCGCCAGATGACCTCCGTTTGGAAGATCAACGAGCAGCGCCCCGGCCGCGGCACCCTGGAAACCCTCCAGGCCGTCGCCCAGGAGGTCCAGCCCCGGCGGGACGCCCTCCACGCCATCGAGCGGACCTTCTCCAAGGACCCAGTTCAGCGTTGTCCTCTGCCCGATTTGGTGGTTCAGTCCGAGACGCCCGCGAAGGACCGTTATCTCCGATAGATAGCGCTCTTTCCCGCGGCGTCCCATCCACATGACCATGGCCACCCTGTCCGAAGAAAAGCCGTCCACCACGGCCTCCCCCCTCAACGCCGCGCTGCTTTCCCAGCTGCCCGCCACCGTCGCCGTCCCGCGCTACGACCGCTCCCGCGTCGTCCCGCGCATCGTCCACATCGGCCTCGGCGGCTTCCACCGCGCCCACCAGGCCGTCTACCTGGACGACCTCCTCAACCAGGGCGCGACCGATTGGGGCATCTGCGGCCTCGGCGTCCTGGAACAGGACCAGGCCATGCGCCAGGCCCTGGCCTCCCAGGACTTCCTCTACACCTTGGTCGAGCGCAGCCCGCAGGCCGACCAGGCCCGCGTCATCGGCTCCATCCGGGACATGATGCTCGGCTTCCAGGACCAGGAAAAAACCCTGGCCCGCCTCGCCGGCCCGGAGACGGCCATCATCAGCCTCACCGTCACGGAAAAAGGCTACTTCCACGATCCCGCCACCGGCCGCCTCAACGACAAGCACCCCGCCATCGTCAACGACCTGGCCGCCGGGGCCAAGCTGCAGACCGCCATCGGCTTCATCGTCGAGTCCCTCCAGCGCCGCTTCGCCGGGGACAAGACCCCCGTCACCATCCTTTCCTGCGACAACCTCCTGGGCAACGGCGACGTGGCCAAGGACGTCATCCTCTCCTTCGCCACCCTCAAGTATCCGAAGCTCGCCGCCTGGATCGAGGAATCGATCGCCTTCCCCAACACCATGGTCGACCGGATCACCCCCGTCACCACGCCGAAGGAAAAGGCCATGGTCGCCGAGAAATACGGCATCCAGGACCAGTGGCCCATCGTCTCCGAGTCCTTCCGCCAGTGGATCGTGGAAGACCACTTCGCCGCCGGCCGCCCCGCGTGGGAAAAGGCGGGCGCCGAGCTGTTGGACGACGTGAAGCCCTACGAGCACATGAAGGTCCGCCTCCTCAACGGCGGCCACTCCGCCCTGGCCTACCTGGGCTACCTGCTCGGCCACCGCCTCGTCGACCGGGCGACCAACGACCCCCTCATCACCCGCTTCCTCCAGCGCCTCATGGATGAGGAAGTCACCCCCACCCTCCTGCCCCTGCCGCGCGTCGACCTGGCGGAGTACAAGGCCACCCTCATCGCCCGCTTCGGCAACCCCAGCATCCAGGACCAAGTCCAGCGCCTGGCCATGGACGGCTCCCAAAAGCTGCCGAACAACCTCATCGCCTGCGTCCGGGACCAGGTGAAGGCCGGCCGCCCCGTCCGCCTCCTGGCCCTGGCCCTGGCGGGCTGGATCCGCTACCTGCGCGGCACCGACGAGCAGGGCGCCCCCATCGAAATCACCGACCCCATCGCCTCCCAGCTGGTTTCCGCCGCCCAGAGCGCCGATCCGGCACGTGCCGTGCTTGGAATAAAACAGGTGTTCGGCGACGACCTGCCCCAGGCCCAGCCCTTCGTGCGGGAACTCGCCGCCGCCCTCGACAGCCTCAACCAACGCGGCACCCAAGCGACCCTTTCCCACTATTTGAGCTAATCCCCCATGAAGCCCCAGGCCTTCCTCTTCGATTGTGACGGCACGACCGTCCAGAGCGAATCCCTCGCCATGAAAGTGGCGCTGGACACCGCCTACGGGCACTTCGGCAAGGACTACGACCCCACCCTCATCTCCTTCCTCTCCGGCAAATCCTTCCGCCAGATCTGCGACGCGGTGGAGGAAAACGTCGGGGAAAAGATCCCCGCCGCCGCCTACCCCGCCCTGGACAAGAAGCAGCTGCACGACACCATCGCCGTCCTGGCGGCGGACGTCACCCCCGTCCCCGGCATCGTCCCCCAGCTCCAGCGCCTCCAGACGGAGGGGAAACCCTGCGCCATCGTCACCAGCAGCCCCCTGGAGCGCGTCGAGCCCTGCATCGACCGCGTCCAGGACGACGGCAAGACCCTGCGCCCCTATTTCCCCCAGGTCTTCAGCGCGGAAGACCCCAAGATCTTCCCCGAGGGCCCGCGCAACAAGCCCGATCCCAGCATCTACCTCCACGCCGCCAAGACCCTGGGCGTCGAGCCCGGCCAAAGCCTCGCCTTTGAGGACAGCCTCTCCGGCGTCCGTTCCGCCGTCCGCGCCGGCATCCCCGTCGTCGCCATCGTCGGCGCCGACCACATCACCGACAAGGAAGCCCGCGCCGGCCAGCTCCGCGCCGCCGCCGCCCAGCCGGGAGAGGGGTTCCAAGGCGTTCCCGACATCATCGTCATGCACCACTGGGACGAGCTGCCCGCCGTCGAGTCCGCCCTGGCCCGTTCCGCCAGCTACCAGGACGCCGTCCAGCTCTATAACCTGGAAAACAGCCGGGAAAAAAGCGCCCCCTCCAAAAGCGCCGTGCCGGAAGCCGCCTACCAGCGCGCCCCCGTCGCCCAATCTTTGACCGCCGCGGACCTCCATCGCGCCGCCGCCCGCACGCAGTGAAAAAGATCCTTTGCTTCGGCGAGCTCCTCTGGGACTGCCTCCCCACCGGCCGCCATCCCGGCGGCGCCCCCGTCAACGTCGCCTACCATCTGGCCCAGAACGGCATCGAGCCCTTCGTCGCCACCGCCGTCGGCGAGGACGAGCTGGGCCGCGAGATCCTGGCCTACCTCGAAGGGCAGGGAATCAGCACCCGCTTCATCGTCCGCCACACCGATTGGCCCACCGGCACCGTCCAGGCCACCATCAACGAGCAGGGCAACGCCAGCTACGACATCAAAACCGGCGTCGCCTGGGACCACATCGTCCCCCCGGCGGAGCTCAAGGCCCTGGCCCCCAGCCTGGACGGCATCGTCTTCGGATCCCTGGCCCAGCGCTCCCCGCAGAACCTGGCGGAGATCCTGGAACTGCTCCACGTCTTCCAAAAGGATTCGTCCAAGCTCCGCATCTTCGACGTCAATCTCCGCCCTCCCTTCGACACCGTGGAAACCGTCTGGAAGCTGGCCAAGGAAGCCAACGTCATCAAACTCAACCACGAGGAAGCCGCCCGCCTCACCGGCATCTCCCTGGCGGACGGGACCCTCGACACCGTCGCCATCCGGCTGGCCCGCGCCCTGGAAAAGGAAACCGGCTGCCACACCATCTGCATCACCGCCGCCGAGCGCGGCGCGGGCCTCCTCATCAAGGGGGAGTGGTACTTCGAGCGAGGCCGAAAGGTCCAGGTCGCCGACACCGTCGGCGCGGGCGATTCCTTCCTGGCGCGGCTCACGCGCGGCCTCCTTTCCGGCACGGAGCATCCCCGGGACACCCTGGCGGCGGCCTGCCGGACGGGGGAATGGGTGGCCAGCCAGAAGGGGGCCATGCCCAGCTACGCCGTCTTCCACGCCGCGCAGGCGCTGGCGGTTTAGTTTAAGGCTTGCCCCGGCGGGGGCCCTTCCGTAAATTCCATCCTCTTCCCACGCGGTCGTGGCGAAATGGCAGACGCGCTAGATTCAGGTTCTAGTGGAGCAATCCATGGAGGTTCAAGTCCTCTCGACCGCACGCTTCCTTTGCTAGCCGGGTTTCCCACGCCCTAAAGCCGATGCTCCATCTTTTCTCTCTCGGGATTCTCGCCATCCCGTACCTGCTTTGGGGAGGAATGCTTTTCGTGGGCTGGCGCAAGGCCCGTCCGGGCAGTGCGAATAGGTGGCTTCTCGGCCGTTATCCCGTTTTGGTGGGGGGCTTTGCGGGGGTCGCTTTGGGCGTTTACGGAGTGATGGGGATTCTTTCCTCCCATTCTTCGACCGCGGTCGTCGGCTTCTTTTTCATTCCGTTCTGGATGATCGGGGTAGGGCTCTTGGGCTGGCTTCTCACCCTCCTTGTTAATGGCGCGATTCATCTGACGGGCAAAGGCGGGGGAAACCCAGTGCGCACAGGAGCGGTCGGGGCACTCCTGACGTTGGGAGTTCTTGGATGGGGAGCCTTCCTTTATTTCGGCCATCTTGCGCGAGAGGGAAAAGCGGCATCCCAGGCCGCCCTGGCGGTTGCCGCTTCTCCTGCCTTGAAGGCATCGGACGTTCCCTCCCTCCTGGGGCTAGCCCGGGACACGCGGGATTTGGACATTCTCCTGGCATTGGCCTCCAACCCCGCCATGCCGGCCGAGGGGACGACGAACATTTATATGTACGCGGCAAAGGCCCCGGACAGTGATCCAAGAAAAATCCGCATCATGCGGGCGTTGGCGCGCAATCCACGCCTGCCCGTTTATTACCTTCAGCTGCTGGCCAGGGATGATGATTGGATCGTGCGGAAAGAGGCTTTGAACACGCTTGGCCAAGGCCTTGCCCCTTAACTTCTCGAACGTTACGCTTTCGCCTGGAATGAACCGCTAGGCCGCGGAGTAGTCCATGGCCTCCAAATCGGCCAGGAGGCCAGGGCCCGTCGGATTCCAGCCCAGCTTTTGCCGCGTCTTCTCGCTGGAGCCTTGCAGGTCGCCGCCGGCAAATCCGCCCAGCCATCCGAAGTGGGCCTTGGCTTCCTCCTGGGAGAGGGAAACGGCGGGGATCTTGAGGCCGCGCCCGATTGCCTCGGCGATTGCCCGCAGGGGAACGCCGACCTCGCCCACCGCGTGCCATGCCGCGCCGGGCTCTCCTTTTTCCAGGACCAGCCGGTACAGGCGCGCGACATCGGCGACGTGCGCGGCCGCCCAGCGGTTGGTTCCCTCTCCCACGTAGGCGGAGACGCCTTTCTCCCGGGCCAGGGCGATGAGATAGCTGACCAGCCCTTGTTTGACGGGATCGTGGACCTGCGGCAACCGCATGACGGAGGCGGCCACGCCCCGCAGGGCCAAGGCGGTCTGCTCCGAGACGCGCGGGAAGGGGAAATGGGGAGGAACCGCATGGTCTTCCGTCGCCACCTCTCCCGGCGCGGCCAGGCCCGCCAGGCCGGAGGCGACGATGAGGGGCCGCGCGGAGCCGGCCAGCGCCGCGCCCAGGGCCTCGATGGCGCGCTGGTCGATCCGGCAGTTTTCCT is part of the Verrucomicrobium sp. genome and encodes:
- the uraD gene encoding 2-oxo-4-hydroxy-4-carboxy-5-ureidoimidazoline decarboxylase; its protein translation is MGRVYLAGVVTPPSLNDFSCDDFVAIFGPVFEESPWIAAAAWERRPFSSPADLREKLVAVLRESGREKKLTLIRAHPDLAGRLARENKLTAASRAEQAGAGLDRLSEEELARFEAGNARYREKFGFPFVICARLNDKAAILSAFARRLENDPQTEFDTALAEIEKIATLRLEQIFSA
- a CDS encoding mannitol dehydrogenase family protein, producing MAEVQGKKVTPTTLEALRPHFDAEHFPQFNRDTLEKRVVALGGSSVLFRGLFVPEVEALNNKGITNLAIVSVSCGTEASSRAKADSFREQGGLYTLHEHDGTVDRFRLIGSITDSIFATDEPAKVYNQIADPRTQVVTMTITSRGYNFKGVGSELDLDNPSVRQDIENPTTPVTALGYVLQGLALRQQAGQEPPIILPLENVSDSGKVIKQALLTMAQERDKLHGTHLAEYVQDQVHVPQTMVDKICPALKDQTLEAERANLAAHGVHDALPVTGEPFGKLVIADTDPRIFDILPFQKLPESNVAVASKEEMHAYEVGKLRMLNGGHRAIGILGLSAGEKIVHETIAKSAIRDFIHGMSRETQQTLPEHADMHKTFSPATVISRFSNSSIQDDLGRLVDNSSGKLLDRIVRPIQHLRENGQNAPHLTFVMAAWFNLLRGENDHGHPTAFKDDNAAKLGFVQAAKEVHAAWHEAKKADPAAQADLTPLLKLKDMQVLLGPLAQDEQFLGDISRQMTSVWKINEQRPGRGTLETLQAVAQEVQPRRDALHAIERTFSKDPVQRCPLPDLVVQSETPAKDRYLR
- a CDS encoding mannitol dehydrogenase family protein gives rise to the protein MATLSEEKPSTTASPLNAALLSQLPATVAVPRYDRSRVVPRIVHIGLGGFHRAHQAVYLDDLLNQGATDWGICGLGVLEQDQAMRQALASQDFLYTLVERSPQADQARVIGSIRDMMLGFQDQEKTLARLAGPETAIISLTVTEKGYFHDPATGRLNDKHPAIVNDLAAGAKLQTAIGFIVESLQRRFAGDKTPVTILSCDNLLGNGDVAKDVILSFATLKYPKLAAWIEESIAFPNTMVDRITPVTTPKEKAMVAEKYGIQDQWPIVSESFRQWIVEDHFAAGRPAWEKAGAELLDDVKPYEHMKVRLLNGGHSALAYLGYLLGHRLVDRATNDPLITRFLQRLMDEEVTPTLLPLPRVDLAEYKATLIARFGNPSIQDQVQRLAMDGSQKLPNNLIACVRDQVKAGRPVRLLALALAGWIRYLRGTDEQGAPIEITDPIASQLVSAAQSADPARAVLGIKQVFGDDLPQAQPFVRELAAALDSLNQRGTQATLSHYLS
- a CDS encoding HAD family phosphatase, encoding MKPQAFLFDCDGTTVQSESLAMKVALDTAYGHFGKDYDPTLISFLSGKSFRQICDAVEENVGEKIPAAAYPALDKKQLHDTIAVLAADVTPVPGIVPQLQRLQTEGKPCAIVTSSPLERVEPCIDRVQDDGKTLRPYFPQVFSAEDPKIFPEGPRNKPDPSIYLHAAKTLGVEPGQSLAFEDSLSGVRSAVRAGIPVVAIVGADHITDKEARAGQLRAAAAQPGEGFQGVPDIIVMHHWDELPAVESALARSASYQDAVQLYNLENSREKSAPSKSAVPEAAYQRAPVAQSLTAADLHRAAARTQ
- a CDS encoding carbohydrate kinase, encoding MKKILCFGELLWDCLPTGRHPGGAPVNVAYHLAQNGIEPFVATAVGEDELGREILAYLEGQGISTRFIVRHTDWPTGTVQATINEQGNASYDIKTGVAWDHIVPPAELKALAPSLDGIVFGSLAQRSPQNLAEILELLHVFQKDSSKLRIFDVNLRPPFDTVETVWKLAKEANVIKLNHEEAARLTGISLADGTLDTVAIRLARALEKETGCHTICITAAERGAGLLIKGEWYFERGRKVQVADTVGAGDSFLARLTRGLLSGTEHPRDTLAAACRTGEWVASQKGAMPSYAVFHAAQALAV
- a CDS encoding SDR family oxidoreductase; protein product: MRVFVTGATGFIGSAVIKELLAAGHRVLGMARSEAGIRALADAGAQAHPGSLEDLDSLKRGAAEADAVIHLGFIHDFSKFQENCRIDQRAIEALGAALAGSARPLIVASGLAGLAAPGEVATEDHAVPPHFPFPRVSEQTALALRGVAASVMRLPQVHDPVKQGLVSYLIALAREKGVSAYVGEGTNRWAAAHVADVARLYRLVLEKGEPGAAWHAVGEVGVPLRAIAEAIGRGLKIPAVSLSQEEAKAHFGWLGGFAGGDLQGSSEKTRQKLGWNPTGPGLLADLEAMDYSAA